In a genomic window of Leptolyngbya sp. SIO1E4:
- a CDS encoding Uma2 family endonuclease: MAIAGTQMTFDAYLAYNDGTDRRYELVNGELVPMPPESRINARIALFLVAEFLKFVPYHLICCKDTEIEVSGKLASARLPDVMILSAALDDILGGARSTITRDMPPPRLVVEIVSPGKENEDRDYRYKRSEYAAREIEEYWIVDPIAQKITVLTWVDGLYEDREFQGAETLQSQVLSDWSVTVEEVLGAGR; encoded by the coding sequence ATGGCGATCGCGGGCACCCAAATGACCTTTGATGCCTATCTTGCCTACAACGACGGCACAGATAGGCGATACGAATTGGTGAATGGGGAATTGGTGCCGATGCCACCTGAGTCTCGGATAAATGCCCGAATCGCCCTGTTTCTCGTCGCGGAATTTTTAAAGTTTGTCCCGTATCACTTGATTTGCTGTAAGGACACGGAGATTGAGGTCAGCGGCAAGCTGGCATCCGCTCGGTTACCAGATGTGATGATCTTATCAGCGGCACTGGATGACATTTTAGGCGGTGCACGCAGCACGATTACTCGGGATATGCCGCCTCCCCGACTTGTGGTGGAAATCGTTTCGCCGGGGAAGGAGAATGAGGATCGGGATTATCGGTATAAACGGTCTGAATATGCAGCGAGGGAGATTGAGGAATACTGGATCGTGGATCCGATCGCCCAAAAAATCACGGTTTTAACGTGGGTGGATGGGCTGTATGAAGACAGGGAGTTTCAAGGAGCGGAAACACTGCAGTCTCAGGTTTTATCGGATTGGTCAGTGACGGTTGAGGAGGTTTTGGGGGCGGGTCGGTAA
- a CDS encoding TRAP transporter small permease subunit, whose protein sequence is MQFLLRVSRWIDRISQGLGWVTLGLTLVMTVVGAYNAITRYLGQYIGINLSSNRYIEVQWYLFSLVFLLGAAYVLRKNAHVRVDIVYSRLSDRQKAWIDLFGALLLLVPFCVIAIIYSMPAVINSWRVLEQSSDPAGLPRYPLKTVIPIAFAWLGIQGVSEIIKRVAILLGMTPPTTSEEVGS, encoded by the coding sequence ATGCAGTTTTTGCTGCGCGTTTCTCGCTGGATTGATCGCATTAGTCAAGGATTAGGATGGGTGACGTTGGGGCTCACCCTCGTAATGACAGTGGTGGGCGCTTACAACGCTATTACCCGCTATCTTGGTCAATACATCGGCATAAATCTTAGCTCCAATCGATACATCGAGGTGCAGTGGTACCTCTTTAGTTTGGTGTTCTTACTCGGAGCAGCCTATGTGCTGCGCAAAAATGCCCACGTCCGAGTCGATATTGTCTACAGCCGATTGTCTGATCGGCAAAAAGCGTGGATCGATTTATTCGGTGCCCTGCTGTTGCTGGTGCCATTCTGCGTCATCGCCATCATCTACTCAATGCCTGCGGTGATTAACTCCTGGCGTGTCCTAGAACAATCTTCTGACCCGGCTGGTCTGCCGCGCTATCCCCTCAAAACAGTGATTCCGATCGCCTTTGCCTGGCTGGGTATTCAAGGGGTCTCTGAAATCATTAAACGGGTGGCGATTTTGCTGGGAATGACGCCACCGACGACCTCCGAGGAGGTGGGCTCATGA
- a CDS encoding TRAP transporter large permease subunit — MTDVLGPLMFVGALLLIFTGYPVAFSLAGAGLVFACIGGVLGEFDWLLFSALPQRIFGIMSNYVLLAIPFFILMGTVLQRSGLAEDLLETFGLLFGRLRGGLAIGVILVGTLLAAATGVVGATVVAMGMISLPIMLRYGYSSSLATGVIAASGTLGQVIPPSVVLIVLGDQLGVPVGDLFLGSLLPGLAMSGLYLLYVIFVSVFQPKMAPALPDELLNISKMELAQRVFKVMLPPLALILVVLGSIFAGLATPTEAGAMGVMGALVLAALNRRLSIKMLTQALDSTVELTTMVIVLLLGATLFSLVFRGVGGDQAVEHVLSNLPGGVISFLIFVNLLVFILGFFLDYFEIVFIIVPLMAPVALDFGFNLVWFGVMLGVNLQTSFLTPPFGFSLFYLRGVTPPEIPTTSIYRGVIPFILIQSVALILLIVFPQIVTWPLA, encoded by the coding sequence ATGACAGATGTGTTAGGGCCTTTGATGTTTGTAGGGGCGCTACTGCTGATTTTTACAGGCTATCCAGTGGCGTTTTCCCTAGCGGGGGCAGGGCTGGTGTTTGCCTGCATTGGCGGGGTTCTGGGTGAGTTTGACTGGCTGCTATTTTCGGCCTTACCCCAGCGCATTTTTGGCATTATGAGCAACTATGTGCTGTTGGCCATTCCGTTCTTTATTTTGATGGGGACGGTGCTGCAGCGATCGGGGCTGGCTGAAGATTTGCTAGAAACCTTTGGCCTTCTGTTTGGACGGCTGCGGGGCGGGCTAGCGATCGGGGTGATTTTGGTCGGCACGCTGCTGGCAGCGGCAACAGGGGTTGTCGGGGCAACGGTCGTAGCCATGGGCATGATTTCACTACCGATTATGCTGCGCTATGGCTACAGTTCATCCTTAGCAACGGGGGTGATTGCGGCCTCCGGGACTTTAGGGCAAGTGATTCCGCCCAGCGTGGTGCTGATTGTGCTGGGTGACCAGTTAGGCGTCCCCGTGGGCGATTTGTTTTTAGGATCGCTGCTGCCTGGGTTAGCCATGTCTGGGCTTTATTTGCTCTATGTCATTTTTGTCTCTGTCTTTCAGCCCAAAATGGCTCCAGCTTTACCAGATGAACTGCTGAATATTTCAAAAATGGAGCTAGCCCAGCGGGTCTTTAAGGTTATGCTGCCGCCATTAGCCCTGATTTTGGTTGTGCTTGGCAGCATTTTCGCGGGGTTAGCAACCCCCACCGAGGCTGGGGCCATGGGCGTTATGGGGGCCTTGGTGCTGGCTGCGCTCAACCGCCGCTTGTCTATCAAGATGTTGACCCAGGCCCTCGATTCCACCGTGGAACTCACCACCATGGTGATTGTGCTCTTGTTAGGTGCAACCCTATTTAGCCTGGTATTTCGCGGTGTGGGAGGCGATCAGGCGGTTGAGCATGTGTTGTCTAACCTACCGGGAGGGGTGATCAGCTTCCTGATTTTTGTGAATCTGCTGGTGTTTATCCTCGGCTTCTTTTTGGACTATTTTGAGATCGTGTTCATTATTGTGCCGCTGATGGCTCCGGTCGCGCTGGACTTCGGGTTTAACCTGGTCTGGTTCGGGGTGATGCTAGGCGTCAATTTGCAGACGTCTTTTTTGACGCCTCCCTTCGGGTTTTCGCTCTTTTACCTGCGCGGGGTAACCCCCCCTGAGATTCCGACGACGAGTATCTATCGGGGTGTAATTCCGTTTATTTTGATTCAGTCTGTGGCGCTGATCTTGCTCATCGTTTTTCCTCAGATTGTGACTTGGCCTCTAGCGTAG
- a CDS encoding UPF0182 family protein: MLEKRLRHWSGWGWLSVIVGGCLGIQAVSYFWAEGLWFQDVGYTNVFRLRLWSQVLLGVLAGSISMGVLWGNLALARRFPSPPSPSRTLEPDRSSLQTGLGLSALLTVSSGLGLLLGIQMLYLGRVVASYWSLTASVYNPAPPLPLWAKPAAIQAVFSQLINYPWQLLALGLVTIAFLLLPQFCTAIAAILTSLALGLVLSQQWTKVLTALNPVPFGEVDPLFHHDISYYLLRLPFLEVLEFWFISLVFFLLVSVMLIYLLSGNSLSNGRFQGFSPRQQRHLYGLGGVLLLATSLNHWLGRYEILYSSQGVVYGASYTDVHVGLPVYTGLSIMALLLGVAMLWRTLFWPMGVRDLFVWLGKIGQRRYAKLPPLPYRPLSARPLLWGLALYLLLAIAGALVVPRIVQRLVVQPNELQRETPYIERSIALTRRAFDLSDINVKPFQPEGVITANDLADNRLTIDNIRLWDTRPLLESNRQLQQIRLYYEFSDADVDRYTLTQASGESQKRQVLISARELNYERVPDEAKTWVNEHLVYTHGYGFTMSPVNRADADGLPTYFVKDIAHTPSSEAVRRSVPIGKPRIYFGELTNTYVMTNTRVRELDFPSGDDNVYTTYSGNSGISLQNPLRRLLLAWHLREWQMLFTQDFTPETRLLFRRRITDRIQTIAPFLRFDSDPYLVITDIQEDTSRWGTNPKVRDRATASEADPNYLYWVIDAYTTSDRYPYSDPLGNDFNYIRNSVKVVVDAYNGSVRFFVADRQDPIIQTWSRLLPGMFQSLDEMPPALLEHIRYPQDFYQVQSRHLMTYHMTDPQVFYNREDQWRAPNEIYGNEAQRVEPYYLIMKLPEEDSEEFILLRPFTPAQRNNLVAWLAASSDGDRYGRLLLYRFPKQELVFGPEQIEARINQDPAISQRISLWNTQGSRAKQGNLLVIPIERSLLYVEPLYLEAEQNSLPTLARVILVYRNRIAMAETLADALSAVFEGDRETAPPVLRELGEDTQSLQDLLPTLLNEPPPPDRETAEDPLP, from the coding sequence ATGCTAGAAAAACGACTTCGCCACTGGTCAGGATGGGGCTGGCTTTCAGTCATCGTGGGGGGCTGCTTGGGGATTCAGGCAGTCAGCTATTTTTGGGCTGAGGGGCTGTGGTTTCAGGATGTTGGCTATACCAATGTTTTTAGGCTACGCCTCTGGAGTCAGGTTTTGTTGGGGGTGTTGGCCGGGAGCATCAGCATGGGGGTGCTGTGGGGCAATCTCGCGCTGGCGAGACGGTTTCCGTCGCCGCCTTCACCCTCGCGCACGTTAGAACCCGATCGGTCATCTTTGCAAACTGGGCTAGGGCTCTCTGCATTGCTCACCGTCAGCAGTGGCTTGGGGCTGCTGCTAGGCATTCAAATGCTGTATCTGGGGCGGGTTGTGGCCAGCTATTGGTCATTGACGGCTTCAGTGTATAACCCAGCTCCCCCGCTGCCTTTGTGGGCCAAGCCTGCAGCAATTCAGGCGGTGTTCAGTCAGCTGATTAACTATCCGTGGCAGCTGCTAGCCCTGGGGCTGGTGACGATCGCGTTTCTGCTGCTGCCCCAATTCTGTACGGCGATCGCGGCCATCCTCACTAGTTTGGCCCTAGGGTTAGTGCTTTCCCAACAGTGGACCAAGGTGCTAACGGCCCTCAATCCGGTGCCTTTTGGTGAAGTAGACCCGCTTTTTCACCACGACATTAGCTATTACCTCCTGCGGTTGCCCTTTCTAGAGGTGCTGGAGTTTTGGTTCATTAGCCTGGTGTTTTTCCTGCTAGTGAGCGTAATGTTAATTTATCTCCTATCGGGCAATAGCTTGAGCAATGGCCGATTTCAGGGATTTTCACCCCGGCAGCAGCGGCATTTATACGGTTTGGGTGGGGTGTTGCTGCTGGCCACCAGCCTCAATCACTGGTTAGGGCGCTACGAAATTTTGTATTCTTCGCAGGGTGTGGTGTATGGGGCTAGCTACACCGATGTGCATGTGGGGTTACCCGTTTACACCGGGCTGAGCATCATGGCGCTGCTGCTCGGGGTGGCGATGCTCTGGCGCACGCTATTTTGGCCCATGGGCGTGCGGGACTTGTTTGTATGGCTGGGCAAAATCGGCCAGCGACGATACGCAAAACTACCGCCGCTTCCCTATCGGCCCTTGTCGGCCCGGCCACTGCTGTGGGGGTTAGCCCTCTACCTGCTGCTGGCGATCGCAGGGGCGCTAGTGGTGCCTAGAATTGTGCAGCGATTAGTGGTGCAACCCAACGAGCTGCAGCGAGAAACCCCCTACATTGAGCGCTCAATTGCCCTCACGCGCCGGGCTTTTGACCTGTCAGATATCAACGTCAAACCCTTTCAACCAGAAGGGGTCATCACCGCCAATGACCTCGCAGACAATCGCCTCACCATCGACAACATTCGCTTGTGGGATACCCGCCCCCTGCTGGAAAGTAATCGGCAACTCCAACAAATTCGCCTCTATTACGAATTTTCCGATGCCGATGTGGATCGCTACACCCTGACTCAAGCCTCGGGAGAATCGCAGAAGCGGCAAGTCCTGATTTCTGCTCGCGAACTCAACTATGAGCGGGTGCCTGATGAAGCCAAAACCTGGGTGAATGAACATTTGGTCTATACCCACGGCTATGGTTTCACCATGAGCCCCGTTAACAGGGCCGATGCCGACGGGCTACCCACGTATTTTGTTAAAGACATTGCCCATACCCCGAGCAGTGAGGCGGTGCGTCGCAGCGTCCCCATTGGTAAGCCCCGCATTTATTTTGGGGAACTCACCAATACCTATGTGATGACCAATACTCGCGTGCGAGAGCTGGATTTCCCTAGTGGAGATGACAACGTTTACACGACCTACTCCGGCAATAGCGGTATTTCTCTTCAAAACCCTCTGCGACGTTTGTTACTCGCCTGGCACCTACGCGAGTGGCAAATGCTGTTCACCCAAGATTTCACCCCTGAAACACGGCTGCTCTTTCGTCGCCGCATTACCGACCGGATACAGACGATCGCCCCCTTCCTGCGCTTTGATTCTGATCCGTATCTGGTGATTACCGATATTCAAGAAGACACCAGTCGCTGGGGCACTAACCCAAAGGTGCGAGACCGAGCAACCGCATCTGAGGCCGATCCTAACTATCTCTACTGGGTGATTGATGCTTACACCACCAGCGATCGCTATCCCTACTCCGACCCCCTCGGCAACGACTTTAACTACATTCGCAATTCGGTCAAGGTCGTTGTGGATGCCTACAACGGTTCGGTGCGGTTCTTTGTCGCTGATCGCCAAGATCCCATTATCCAAACCTGGAGCCGTCTTCTGCCGGGCATGTTTCAGTCCCTAGATGAGATGCCCCCGGCCCTGCTAGAGCACATCCGCTATCCCCAAGACTTCTATCAGGTTCAGTCTCGCCATTTGATGACCTATCACATGACGGATCCCCAGGTGTTCTACAACCGGGAAGACCAGTGGCGGGCCCCCAACGAGATTTATGGCAATGAGGCCCAGCGGGTTGAACCCTACTACCTGATTATGAAGCTGCCCGAAGAAGATTCGGAGGAGTTTATTTTGCTGCGGCCCTTCACCCCAGCCCAGCGGAATAATCTGGTGGCCTGGTTAGCGGCCAGTTCCGATGGCGATCGCTATGGTCGCCTGCTGCTCTACCGCTTCCCGAAACAGGAACTGGTCTTTGGCCCGGAGCAAATTGAGGCGCGCATTAACCAAGACCCGGCCATTTCCCAGCGCATTTCGCTGTGGAATACCCAGGGTTCACGGGCCAAGCAAGGTAACTTACTGGTGATTCCGATCGAGCGATCTCTGCTCTATGTAGAACCCCTCTATCTGGAGGCCGAGCAAAATAGCTTGCCGACCCTGGCACGGGTGATTTTGGTCTATCGTAACCGCATCGCCATGGCTGAAACTTTGGCAGATGCGCTATCGGCGGTGTTTGAGGGCGATCGTGAAACCGCTCCACCGGTTTTGCGAGAATTAGGCGAAGATACGCAGTCGCTCCAGGATTTGCTCCCTACGTTGTTGAATGAGCCACCCCCGCCTGACCGTGAAACTGCTGAGGACCCTTTACCCTGA
- a CDS encoding DUF4079 domain-containing protein has translation MDTIDLLRIVHPAIAVFYVFPLIGIATYFALQTRQRRLAMVNKEKTKIAPVVGQEHVKVGRWMAASVVGVALIGMAHPITKKMIANNTWAEDRFRVIFVAALFVFTIATLVFLYQAKTPLWRGIFATLSSMGLIILGCQPEVFRRGYEWFVSHYYYGITAAVLMIVSVAILPEIYRSKAWRRAHIALNTIALLLFIGQGITGARDLLEIPLSWQEPFIFQCDFVNKTCG, from the coding sequence ATGGACACGATTGATTTATTGCGGATTGTGCATCCCGCGATCGCCGTCTTCTATGTGTTTCCGTTGATTGGCATTGCCACGTATTTTGCTTTGCAAACACGCCAGCGCCGTCTGGCAATGGTCAATAAAGAAAAGACCAAAATTGCGCCAGTTGTCGGGCAAGAGCACGTGAAGGTGGGGCGTTGGATGGCCGCCTCGGTGGTTGGGGTCGCGTTAATTGGGATGGCCCACCCCATCACCAAAAAGATGATTGCCAATAACACCTGGGCTGAAGATCGATTTCGGGTGATTTTTGTGGCGGCACTGTTTGTGTTTACCATTGCGACGCTGGTCTTCCTCTATCAAGCCAAGACACCCCTGTGGCGGGGCATCTTTGCCACCCTGTCGAGCATGGGGTTGATCATTCTGGGCTGCCAGCCTGAAGTCTTCCGTAGAGGGTATGAGTGGTTCGTGTCCCACTATTACTACGGCATCACAGCCGCCGTCTTGATGATTGTGTCCGTGGCTATTTTGCCTGAGATTTATCGATCCAAAGCGTGGCGGCGCGCCCATATTGCATTAAATACGATCGCTCTGTTGTTGTTTATTGGTCAGGGCATCACGGGGGCACGGGATTTGCTCGAAATCCCGCTCAGCTGGCAAGAACCCTTCATCTTTCAATGTGACTTTGTCAATAAAACCTGTGGCTAG
- the lepB gene encoding signal peptidase I → MTSSFPTILPNRPNPWLAVNYSLVFPGLGQLYSRHWVKGSLMVAATVVLLGYVVWSVFGAEGNTLRGFWAIGCLIVLYSFGILDAYRGTQPGYATRISVPKGKKDCWYAVFLSQILPGLGHLYLQQAVIGGVLLIAGITTAWLANTFPQLIPIPPLIWAFSCYHAHVTFPHRASRQPTAIALLVLGLFLVRLSLGATPGWIQQTVEQCIVPSESMVPTLQVGDRLFVRRDRPYQPQTGDIVVFEPPPAAIDPEHANPENLLYVKRLIGLPGQQVEVREGQVYVDDRPLQEPYLQAAPAYQWGPETVPENSYFVLGDNRNESSDSHIWGYVPEANLLGAAYKIYWPPDRIQPLR, encoded by the coding sequence ATGACATCTTCTTTTCCAACCATTCTTCCGAATCGCCCCAATCCGTGGTTAGCGGTGAATTATTCTCTGGTGTTTCCGGGTCTGGGGCAACTGTACAGTCGCCACTGGGTGAAAGGCAGCCTCATGGTGGCCGCAACCGTGGTGCTGTTGGGGTATGTCGTGTGGTCCGTTTTTGGGGCTGAGGGCAATACCCTACGAGGGTTTTGGGCAATCGGGTGTCTCATTGTGCTTTACAGCTTTGGCATTTTAGATGCCTATCGCGGTACCCAGCCGGGCTATGCCACTCGCATTTCGGTGCCGAAAGGGAAAAAAGATTGCTGGTATGCGGTTTTTCTATCTCAAATTTTGCCGGGGTTGGGGCACCTGTATCTACAGCAGGCTGTGATCGGGGGCGTGCTGCTCATTGCCGGAATCACCACGGCGTGGCTAGCCAATACCTTTCCACAGCTAATTCCGATTCCGCCCCTGATCTGGGCCTTCAGCTGCTATCACGCCCATGTCACCTTTCCTCATCGCGCCAGCCGCCAACCTACGGCGATCGCACTGCTGGTACTCGGCCTCTTTTTAGTGCGGCTGTCTTTAGGGGCAACCCCCGGCTGGATTCAACAGACCGTTGAGCAGTGCATTGTGCCCAGCGAGTCAATGGTGCCGACGCTGCAAGTGGGAGATCGTCTCTTTGTGCGGCGCGATCGCCCCTACCAGCCCCAAACCGGGGATATTGTGGTTTTTGAACCGCCCCCCGCCGCGATCGACCCTGAGCATGCCAACCCCGAAAACCTGCTCTATGTAAAACGCCTAATTGGGTTACCGGGGCAACAGGTTGAGGTTCGAGAAGGGCAGGTTTATGTGGACGATCGCCCACTGCAGGAACCCTATCTGCAAGCGGCACCTGCCTACCAGTGGGGGCCTGAAACCGTGCCCGAAAACAGCTACTTTGTGCTGGGCGACAATCGCAACGAAAGCAGTGATTCCCATATTTGGGGCTATGTCCCTGAAGCGAATCTCTTGGGAGCAGCCTACAAAATCTACTGGCCGCCTGATCGCATCCAGCCATTGCGCTAG
- a CDS encoding antibiotic biosynthesis monooxygenase gives MSDFLDCLKHKYAYVAIGEFKPGCFPEARQLYEKAVSTYKDGFEGAYLLQEPGTDRGIAVIFWDNPGDMDSHRSSVYTEALERISHLFATPPTTSFYEVCSEMVAGPEETPAASVASA, from the coding sequence ATGTCTGACTTTTTAGATTGCCTGAAGCACAAGTATGCCTACGTGGCCATTGGGGAATTTAAACCCGGCTGTTTTCCAGAAGCCCGTCAGCTCTATGAAAAAGCAGTCTCTACCTACAAAGATGGCTTTGAAGGGGCTTATTTACTCCAAGAGCCGGGCACTGACCGGGGCATCGCGGTGATTTTTTGGGATAATCCCGGCGATATGGACTCGCACCGGAGCTCTGTTTACACTGAAGCCCTAGAGCGGATTTCTCATCTCTTTGCCACTCCGCCTACTACCAGTTTTTACGAAGTCTGCAGTGAAATGGTGGCAGGCCCAGAAGAAACCCCAGCAGCGTCAGTGGCAAGTGCCTAG
- a CDS encoding transposase — protein sequence METPLLYRQLHDQLDQWARPQDRRHLQGVAEAVAAILQSQSAVLGKWIPYLSHRGCSARAHLERLAYLLHNDSISAERFYVPLLQAMLEGFEETTVTLVLDTSMLWDQFCLIEVCLAWGGRSLTLAQVVLEHGSATVGFADYREVLETAKAVLPAGCQVMFLADRGFQHRELLRWLQQQGWHWALRVKSDLQVTLVSGNTRTVAQLLPPVQQAYLFEAITVGDELTAHLATAHVPIAGEAWAVLSNQSPSLQTFALYGERFGGIEPHFKDYKSAAFEVLQSGLREAPVLTRLFMLLDTAYLIAVILGVMLVQQGRRAMLDWHGQRGLSLLQLGLRECARLSYHRLMLPLLKRLPQANPPPACASKRKRETLDTRIEFSKVVRFSA from the coding sequence ATGGAGACTCCTTTACTGTATCGTCAATTGCACGACCAACTGGATCAGTGGGCCAGACCCCAAGATCGCCGCCATCTGCAAGGCGTTGCCGAGGCGGTCGCCGCCATCCTGCAATCGCAAAGTGCCGTTTTGGGAAAATGGATTCCCTATCTATCGCATCGTGGGTGTAGTGCGCGGGCTCATCTAGAGCGTCTGGCTTACTTGCTACACAACGACTCTATCAGTGCTGAACGCTTCTATGTTCCGCTTCTGCAAGCGATGCTGGAAGGCTTTGAGGAGACAACGGTCACCCTGGTCTTGGATACCAGCATGCTGTGGGATCAATTCTGCCTCATTGAAGTGTGCCTGGCCTGGGGCGGTCGCTCTTTGACCCTGGCTCAAGTTGTTTTAGAGCACGGCAGCGCCACCGTTGGCTTTGCGGATTACCGGGAAGTTTTAGAAACCGCCAAGGCGGTCCTACCTGCGGGCTGTCAGGTCATGTTTCTAGCAGACCGGGGGTTCCAGCATCGCGAGTTGTTGCGCTGGCTCCAGCAGCAGGGATGGCATTGGGCACTGCGCGTGAAATCTGATTTACAGGTCACTTTAGTCTCGGGCAACACTCGGACTGTCGCGCAACTACTCCCACCCGTACAGCAGGCCTACCTCTTCGAGGCAATCACCGTTGGCGATGAGTTGACGGCGCATCTCGCCACGGCGCATGTCCCCATCGCGGGGGAGGCTTGGGCCGTCTTGTCCAACCAGTCCCCGTCTCTGCAAACCTTTGCGCTCTACGGTGAGCGCTTTGGCGGTATTGAACCGCATTTCAAAGACTACAAGTCAGCGGCCTTTGAGGTATTGCAATCCGGACTGCGGGAGGCCCCAGTCCTCACTCGTCTATTTATGCTGCTCGATACCGCCTATCTGATTGCGGTCATCTTGGGTGTGATGCTGGTTCAACAAGGACGGCGGGCGATGCTTGATTGGCACGGACAGCGAGGATTGAGTTTGCTGCAACTGGGCCTCAGAGAATGCGCCAGACTCAGTTATCACCGCTTAATGTTGCCTCTGCTCAAACGGTTGCCTCAGGCTAATCCTCCCCCTGCTTGCGCCTCGAAGCGCAAACGAGAGACTTTAGACACTCGCATTGAATTCTCAAAAGTAGTCAGATTCTCAGCGTGA
- a CDS encoding 3-dehydroquinate synthase — MKSTISVELPQNAYDVVITPDALDHLGAWLTNHPTPLVKMGQKLLVVSNPVIFRHYGDRVVRSLEEVGYQVSTCILPAGERYKTLRSIQKIHDAAYEAKLERQSAMVALGGGVIGDMTGFAAATWLRGIGVVQVPTSLLAMVDASIGGKTGVNHPHGKNLIGAFHQPRLVVVDPKVLSTLPPREFRAGMAEVIKYGVIWDADLFSALEQAPRLDQYRYVKDELLQTILTRSCQAKADVVAQDEKEAGLRAILNYGHTIGHAIESATGYRTVNHGEAVGIGMVAAGKLATALHLWPEPTDQQQQALIQKTKLPTEIPSNAGIEPLIALLQSDKKVQDGRVRFVLPRAIGDVFITSDVTNDDIRPVLASMVNQ, encoded by the coding sequence ATGAAATCCACCATTTCCGTTGAGCTTCCCCAAAATGCCTATGACGTGGTGATTACCCCTGATGCGCTAGATCACCTGGGCGCGTGGCTGACGAATCATCCGACCCCGCTGGTGAAAATGGGGCAAAAGCTCTTGGTGGTCTCGAATCCAGTGATTTTTCGTCACTACGGCGATCGCGTGGTGCGATCGCTTGAGGAAGTGGGTTACCAGGTCAGCACCTGCATTCTGCCCGCTGGGGAACGCTACAAAACCCTGCGGTCAATTCAGAAAATTCATGATGCGGCCTATGAAGCCAAGCTAGAGCGACAGTCAGCCATGGTCGCCTTAGGCGGCGGCGTCATCGGCGATATGACAGGCTTTGCGGCAGCGACGTGGCTGCGGGGCATTGGGGTTGTTCAGGTGCCAACCTCCCTCTTAGCTATGGTAGATGCCTCCATTGGGGGTAAAACTGGCGTCAACCATCCCCACGGAAAGAACTTGATTGGGGCATTTCATCAGCCACGTTTGGTGGTGGTTGACCCCAAAGTGCTGAGCACACTCCCCCCCCGCGAATTTCGTGCGGGGATGGCTGAGGTCATTAAATACGGCGTGATTTGGGATGCTGACCTATTTTCAGCCCTGGAGCAGGCTCCCCGACTCGACCAGTATCGCTATGTCAAAGACGAGCTGCTGCAGACGATTCTGACCCGGTCTTGCCAGGCCAAAGCCGATGTGGTCGCCCAGGATGAAAAAGAAGCGGGGCTGCGGGCCATTTTGAACTACGGACACACCATTGGGCATGCGATCGAAAGCGCAACCGGATACCGTACCGTCAACCACGGAGAAGCTGTGGGCATTGGTATGGTCGCCGCTGGCAAACTAGCCACCGCATTGCACCTGTGGCCAGAGCCCACCGATCAGCAGCAGCAGGCCCTCATCCAGAAAACAAAATTACCTACAGAAATTCCCAGCAATGCCGGCATTGAACCCCTGATTGCTCTCCTGCAAAGCGACAAGAAAGTCCAAGACGGTCGAGTGCGATTTGTCCTACCCAGAGCGATCGGCGATGTTTTCATCACCAGCGACGTCACCAACGACGACATTCGCCCCGTCCTAGCGTCCATGGTGAACCAGTAA
- the hisB gene encoding imidazoleglycerol-phosphate dehydratase HisB, whose product MQLQDRNTRPVDSFTPAERTATVSRTTGETDVQVTITIDGTGECNANTGIPFLDHMLHQIASHGLFDLTVHAKGDYEIDDHHTNEDVGITLGMALKQALGDRKGIVRFGQFLAPLDEALVQVALDFSGRPHLSYGLEIPTQRVGTYDTQLVREFFVAVVNHSQMTLHIRQLDGINSHHIIEATFKAFARAMRMATEIDPRRASQIPSSKGVL is encoded by the coding sequence ATGCAACTCCAAGACCGCAACACTCGCCCCGTAGATTCCTTCACCCCTGCAGAACGAACAGCCACGGTTAGCCGCACCACCGGAGAAACCGATGTGCAGGTTACCATCACCATTGACGGCACCGGGGAGTGTAATGCCAACACCGGCATCCCGTTTCTGGACCATATGCTGCATCAAATTGCCTCCCACGGGCTGTTTGACCTGACGGTTCACGCTAAGGGTGACTACGAAATTGACGACCACCACACCAATGAAGATGTGGGCATCACATTGGGCATGGCGCTGAAGCAAGCGCTGGGCGATCGCAAGGGCATCGTTCGCTTTGGGCAATTCTTAGCACCTCTAGATGAGGCACTGGTGCAGGTGGCTCTGGACTTTTCGGGGCGCCCCCATCTGAGTTATGGCCTGGAAATTCCCACCCAGCGCGTCGGTACCTATGACACCCAATTAGTGCGGGAGTTTTTTGTTGCGGTGGTCAATCACAGCCAGATGACGCTGCATATTCGCCAGCTCGATGGCATCAATTCTCACCATATTATTGAAGCGACATTTAAGGCGTTTGCCAGAGCCATGCGCATGGCCACCGAAATTGACCCCCGACGGGCGAGTCAAATCCCGAGTTCTAAGGGGGTGCTGTAA